One genomic window of Onychostoma macrolepis isolate SWU-2019 chromosome 25, ASM1243209v1, whole genome shotgun sequence includes the following:
- the kitlga gene encoding kit ligand a isoform X2 has translation MTVAAYSSEIGNPITDDIKKISLLKQNIPKDYKITLRYIPKEVSGMCWVKLNVFHLEVSLKGLAQKFGNISSNKDNIGTFVQILQEMRYHIGHGLEDSMLEFDCHYVNEMWLTAKYFEFVEDFFNTANSSRDAEDCEPPPCPTSTKTTVMTTTTASTTSAQHSTNEKRNGLPDDPEKGAILPKVVQSSLMSLLAIPFIAVVVFLLVWKMKSRRNAPQTDRIPEEGPALFSGEEANIPPLDVEISEKNRLNIIMAV, from the exons ATGACAGTTGCTGCCTATTCCAGTGAAATAGGAAATCCCATTACAGATGACATCAAGAAAATTTCTTTGTTG AAACAGAATATTCCAAAAGACTACAAGATTACATTACGTTATATACCTAAAGAAGTG aGTGGTATGTGCTGGGTGAAGCTAAATGTATTTCACTTGGAGGTGAGCTTAAAAGGCCTGGCGCAGAAGTTTGGGAACATATCCTCCAATAAAGATAATATAGGCACTTTTGTCCAAATACTGCAAGAGATGCGGTATCACATTGGACATGGCTTG GAGGATTCAATGCTAGAATTCGATTGTCACTACGTAAATGAGATGTGGCTTACGGCAAAGTATTTTGAATTTGTGGAGGACTTTTTCAACACTGCCAATTCGTCGAGAGATGCCGAGGATTGTGAGCCTCCACCGTGTCCCACATCcacaaaaacaacagtaatGACAACTACGACAGCGTCGACAACGTCAGCGCAACATAGTACAAATG AGAAACGTAACGGTTTGCCTGATGACCCCGAAAAAG GGGCAATCCTTCCGAAAGTTGTGCAGAGCAGTCTTATGTCGCTGCTCGCCATCCCGTTCATCGCAGTGGTGGTGTTTCTGTTGGTCTGGAAG ATGAAATCTAGAAGAAATGCCCCACAAACTGACCGGATTCCAGAAGAAGGTCCCGCCCTTTTCTCAGGAGAGGAGGCCAATATACCCCCATTAGATGTGGAGATATCTGAAAA AAACAGATTAAATATTATCATGGCAGTGTAA
- the kitlga gene encoding kit ligand a isoform X1, whose protein sequence is MKKSNIWICTCVHFLLYMTVAAYSSEIGNPITDDIKKISLLKQNIPKDYKITLRYIPKEVSGMCWVKLNVFHLEVSLKGLAQKFGNISSNKDNIGTFVQILQEMRYHIGHGLEDSMLEFDCHYVNEMWLTAKYFEFVEDFFNTANSSRDAEDCEPPPCPTSTKTTVMTTTTASTTSAQHSTNEKRNGLPDDPEKGAILPKVVQSSLMSLLAIPFIAVVVFLLVWKMKSRRNAPQTDRIPEEGPALFSGEEANIPPLDVEISEKNRLNIIMAV, encoded by the exons ATGAAGAAGTCAAAC ATTTGGATATGCACCTGTGTCCATTTCTTGCTGTACATGACAGTTGCTGCCTATTCCAGTGAAATAGGAAATCCCATTACAGATGACATCAAGAAAATTTCTTTGTTG AAACAGAATATTCCAAAAGACTACAAGATTACATTACGTTATATACCTAAAGAAGTG aGTGGTATGTGCTGGGTGAAGCTAAATGTATTTCACTTGGAGGTGAGCTTAAAAGGCCTGGCGCAGAAGTTTGGGAACATATCCTCCAATAAAGATAATATAGGCACTTTTGTCCAAATACTGCAAGAGATGCGGTATCACATTGGACATGGCTTG GAGGATTCAATGCTAGAATTCGATTGTCACTACGTAAATGAGATGTGGCTTACGGCAAAGTATTTTGAATTTGTGGAGGACTTTTTCAACACTGCCAATTCGTCGAGAGATGCCGAGGATTGTGAGCCTCCACCGTGTCCCACATCcacaaaaacaacagtaatGACAACTACGACAGCGTCGACAACGTCAGCGCAACATAGTACAAATG AGAAACGTAACGGTTTGCCTGATGACCCCGAAAAAG GGGCAATCCTTCCGAAAGTTGTGCAGAGCAGTCTTATGTCGCTGCTCGCCATCCCGTTCATCGCAGTGGTGGTGTTTCTGTTGGTCTGGAAG ATGAAATCTAGAAGAAATGCCCCACAAACTGACCGGATTCCAGAAGAAGGTCCCGCCCTTTTCTCAGGAGAGGAGGCCAATATACCCCCATTAGATGTGGAGATATCTGAAAA AAACAGATTAAATATTATCATGGCAGTGTAA